The following proteins are co-located in the Leptospira weilii genome:
- a CDS encoding LA3241 family PerA/PerB upregulated protein: MFQNHKFIFFNIPLLVLLSTPMFYCKEKGQRPDFEKDLKDSKLVSEIRKDREILKSEIKESYTLQNSSQSVEEALKKALTEIRDNPNLSDDLLHYSCSPEEIRKIYLPNNLDQNNIAANSKIEDSMYLILLRRTAGISKIRQNLLGKKGPIKALPLVKPYNVRKLTNINGYIMGEFLLQVGLITIRIDEIKLIIEHKNQFKVCTYGT, from the coding sequence ATGTTTCAGAATCATAAATTCATTTTTTTTAATATTCCCTTGTTGGTTCTTTTATCAACTCCAATGTTCTATTGCAAAGAAAAAGGACAACGCCCCGACTTCGAGAAGGACCTTAAAGATTCAAAACTCGTCTCAGAAATCCGGAAAGATCGGGAAATTCTAAAATCGGAAATCAAAGAATCATATACTCTTCAAAACTCGTCTCAATCCGTAGAAGAAGCGCTTAAAAAAGCGCTTACGGAAATACGGGATAATCCAAATCTATCGGACGATCTGCTTCATTATTCGTGCAGTCCGGAAGAAATCAGAAAAATATATCTTCCCAATAACTTGGATCAGAACAACATCGCAGCGAATTCTAAAATAGAAGACTCGATGTACCTGATTCTCCTCAGAAGAACCGCAGGAATAAGTAAAATCCGACAAAATCTTCTAGGAAAAAAAGGGCCCATTAAAGCGCTTCCCCTCGTTAAACCGTATAACGTCCGTAAGCTGACAAATATAAACGGATACATTATGGGGGAATTCCTTCTACAAGTCGGATTAATAACGATCCGAATCGATGAAATTAAACTCATTATAGAACATAAAAATCAATTTAAAGTTTGTACGTACGGAACATGA
- the lipL48 gene encoding oxidative stress response protein LipL48, which yields MESTFSQRTSLFIISVALLLSSFVNCKEDKQDNNLLMALILLTGTNENAGAAICDGASIQGGNTVLSGNITSSQNFAAYSSSSINGIVKVKSGTTLTFERGSVIFGTAGSALIIESGAKIVTNGDVNAPVCFTSSKTVGNRAPGDWGGILIVGDGIGSRAAAQNTEGGAGLQYNSGANDNGSSGSLSYTIVEFAGNEVSPGDELNGMSLYVVGSGTTLDHVQVHRHLDDGIESWGGAWTGKYLLLTGGMDDDLDLDEAFTGKVQFLISHKYPTSCGGTVSTDPHGFEMDGTHSGGTVSATSKTTTNVKLSNFTLLGKKVSNGFGARLREGLQGKFTNGIIYGFQSGNIDCVLNATAGGPGTSPTFTDVLVEAAKSNGNTAGCALPSTGLTSLPVVSLGSGDSDNCAFATKPDYQPSGEASSISTSALTAQSSDSFFTDNTTYGGMLSGLNWASGWTVYRAR from the coding sequence ATGGAATCAACTTTCTCACAAAGGACTTCGCTCTTCATCATAAGCGTAGCCCTATTACTTTCTTCCTTTGTAAATTGCAAAGAAGACAAACAAGACAACAATCTATTGATGGCTCTCATTCTTTTGACGGGGACCAATGAAAACGCCGGAGCTGCGATCTGCGACGGAGCATCCATTCAAGGCGGAAACACAGTTCTTTCCGGAAACATCACATCGAGCCAAAACTTTGCGGCTTACTCTTCCTCATCCATCAACGGAATCGTAAAAGTAAAAAGCGGAACAACTCTAACCTTCGAAAGAGGTTCCGTAATTTTCGGAACGGCAGGTTCCGCTTTGATCATCGAATCAGGAGCCAAGATCGTAACGAACGGAGATGTTAACGCTCCCGTATGTTTCACTTCCTCCAAAACTGTCGGCAACAGAGCGCCGGGCGATTGGGGCGGAATTTTGATCGTAGGCGACGGTATAGGTTCCAGAGCAGCGGCACAAAACACGGAAGGCGGAGCCGGCCTTCAGTATAATAGCGGCGCTAACGACAACGGAAGTTCCGGTAGCCTTTCTTATACGATCGTCGAATTTGCAGGAAACGAAGTTTCACCCGGGGACGAGTTGAACGGAATGTCTCTATACGTAGTTGGAAGCGGAACCACTCTGGACCATGTTCAAGTCCACAGACACCTGGATGACGGCATCGAATCTTGGGGCGGAGCTTGGACCGGGAAATACCTTCTGCTGACAGGCGGAATGGACGACGACTTGGATCTGGACGAAGCATTCACCGGAAAAGTCCAATTTTTGATCTCTCATAAATATCCAACCTCTTGCGGGGGAACCGTTTCTACGGATCCTCACGGATTTGAAATGGATGGAACTCATAGCGGTGGAACCGTTTCCGCAACCTCTAAGACCACCACGAATGTAAAGCTTTCCAACTTTACCCTCCTCGGAAAAAAAGTATCCAACGGATTTGGTGCGAGACTGAGAGAAGGACTCCAAGGAAAATTCACCAACGGAATCATCTACGGATTTCAGTCCGGAAATATCGATTGTGTACTGAACGCAACCGCCGGAGGTCCCGGAACCTCTCCAACTTTCACCGACGTTCTGGTCGAAGCGGCTAAATCGAACGGAAACACAGCAGGTTGTGCGTTGCCGAGTACCGGTCTAACCTCACTTCCGGTGGTTTCCTTAGGTTCGGGAGATTCAGACAACTGTGCGTTTGCGACCAAACCGGACTATCAACCTTCCGGAGAAGCGTCTTCCATCTCGACGTCCGCACTTACCGCACAATCCTCGGATTCGTTTTTTACCGATAACACAACTTACGGCGGTATGCTCAGTGGTTTGAACTGGGCTTCTGGATGGACCGTTTACAGAGCAAGATAA
- a CDS encoding adenylate/guanylate cyclase domain-containing protein: MNSFLNLYNWNIRQKLMVIISFIILVSLGSIIALATYFFRSDNEIRIKENNLKLTNVISQKVRSDIASLTKRSLLLARSVVGSEGSDEDILQNDEDIFYLKIFRKEGPNYVGVKRIVNESALKNFKISPDSADKIVRKYLNRRNKAQIGKPQVFNVSPDFRRPVLYLSIVLGSGVNSAVLVSLVRMDSILDSFKTSGITQFFLVDDEGKLVAHSDSNLVIQPTDFSDDPIVKNLLESTISNGQTRYRGKDDQFYLGSFRRIGYAGLGVVSSASEKKAFEAVYNIQKRNIYLMIVVVNISILFVFFYSRRLTRPILKLVDASKQIERGNFHIDLKPESGDEIGRLTSSFVEMGKGLSDRDKMKDAFGKFVNKDIAEMVLKGEVKLGGDKRECAILFSDIRSFTSISEKIEPELVVEFLNQYFTAMVKCINKHEGNINKYIGDAIMAVWGELGHKDSDTEKAILAALDMRKSLVEFNKGRGTDKRPKIFIGIGINTGEVIAGQIGSEDRLEYTVIGDAVNLASRVESLTKVFGADILITGNSYEKVKGIFNVTKLKPIQVKGKKSLQTIYAVLGHSKDKNCPKNLKELRKQIGMDFKSGRSKE; encoded by the coding sequence ATGAATTCATTCCTCAATTTGTACAACTGGAATATTCGCCAGAAACTAATGGTGATCATTTCATTCATTATTTTGGTTTCTTTAGGATCAATCATCGCTCTCGCCACGTATTTTTTTAGGTCGGATAATGAAATCCGTATTAAGGAAAATAACTTGAAACTGACCAACGTGATCAGTCAAAAAGTGCGTTCCGATATAGCTTCGCTTACGAAACGTTCTTTGCTTCTCGCTAGGTCCGTTGTTGGTTCGGAAGGGTCGGACGAGGATATTCTCCAAAATGACGAAGACATTTTTTATCTGAAAATTTTCAGAAAGGAAGGACCGAATTATGTGGGAGTGAAACGAATCGTTAACGAATCCGCTCTCAAAAATTTCAAGATTTCCCCTGATAGCGCAGACAAAATCGTACGCAAGTATTTAAATAGACGAAACAAAGCCCAAATCGGGAAACCTCAGGTCTTTAATGTGTCCCCGGATTTTCGCAGACCTGTGTTATATCTTTCCATCGTTCTCGGAAGTGGGGTTAATTCAGCCGTGCTTGTTTCTTTAGTGAGAATGGATTCCATATTAGATTCTTTTAAAACGTCCGGAATTACCCAGTTTTTTCTCGTAGACGATGAAGGAAAGTTAGTCGCACATTCCGATTCGAATTTGGTAATACAACCGACCGATTTTAGTGACGATCCGATCGTTAAGAATTTGTTGGAAAGTACGATCAGTAATGGACAAACTCGTTATAGGGGAAAAGACGATCAATTTTACCTGGGTTCCTTTAGAAGAATCGGATATGCTGGGCTCGGGGTAGTTTCTAGCGCCTCGGAAAAGAAGGCTTTTGAAGCGGTTTATAACATTCAGAAAAGAAATATTTATCTCATGATCGTAGTCGTAAATATTTCGATTTTATTTGTATTCTTTTATTCAAGAAGACTCACAAGACCGATTCTAAAACTAGTAGACGCATCCAAACAAATCGAACGCGGAAACTTTCACATTGACCTAAAACCTGAATCGGGGGACGAAATCGGAAGGCTTACCTCTTCCTTTGTGGAAATGGGCAAAGGGTTGTCCGATCGGGATAAGATGAAGGATGCTTTCGGAAAATTCGTAAACAAAGATATTGCCGAAATGGTCCTCAAAGGAGAAGTCAAACTTGGAGGAGACAAACGGGAGTGTGCGATTTTGTTTTCCGATATCCGCAGTTTTACTTCCATTTCGGAAAAAATCGAACCGGAACTCGTCGTTGAATTTTTAAATCAATATTTTACAGCGATGGTAAAATGTATCAACAAGCATGAGGGAAACATCAACAAATACATCGGCGATGCGATCATGGCCGTTTGGGGAGAATTAGGTCATAAGGATTCCGACACCGAAAAGGCGATTCTGGCCGCGCTTGATATGCGTAAGAGTTTGGTTGAATTTAACAAAGGGCGCGGAACCGATAAAAGACCAAAAATTTTTATTGGTATCGGAATCAACACTGGAGAAGTCATCGCGGGACAGATCGGCTCCGAAGATAGACTCGAATATACGGTCATTGGTGATGCGGTAAATCTTGCCTCTAGAGTGGAATCTTTGACGAAAGTATTCGGAGCAGATATCTTAATTACCGGGAACTCCTACGAAAAAGTAAAAGGAATCTTCAACGTGACAAAACTAAAGCCAATCCAGGTGAAGGGAAAAAAGTCCCTACAAACCATCTACGCGGTTTTAGGACATTCTAAAGATAAAAACTGTCCTAAAAACTTGAAGGAACTTCGAAAGCAAATCGGGATGGATTTCAAATCGGGCAGGTCTAAAGAATAA
- a CDS encoding FecR family protein: MKARFFSGDRPILFLLIFNIVVFTVIFIYDYTRYGYQGSQKVIGTILYKSNTVKRKYDSEVVWKEIKIGNSLQNRDTILTSENSQAKIRLLDGSEITIAENSMIFIDYLDNRANLEISEGGLQITRKSNSKENTSSLGIRSGDGVLKLVEGVVNVEKKKNQKTLEYAIVSGSVKVDPSNPFPMLPKKSLDEFEKLFPVAADIQTTQSLQESETANSSSSIESNSTFEDNAQKQNYDYDKVRKVSDPTVNKKNEEFKNSESNPESRHHSRSLSEVKKQKRMSEELLRQEKEKRRREREYREQKEFLRM; encoded by the coding sequence ATGAAGGCCCGATTTTTTTCAGGCGATAGACCAATTCTATTTCTTCTTATATTCAATATCGTAGTATTTACCGTAATATTTATATACGATTATACTCGATACGGTTATCAAGGTTCGCAAAAAGTAATCGGGACTATTCTTTATAAATCTAATACGGTCAAAAGAAAATATGACTCCGAAGTGGTCTGGAAAGAAATTAAAATCGGAAACTCGCTCCAAAACAGAGATACAATTTTAACCTCCGAAAATTCTCAGGCAAAAATCAGACTTTTGGACGGAAGTGAGATTACGATTGCGGAAAATTCTATGATCTTTATCGACTATTTGGATAATCGGGCAAATTTGGAAATTTCCGAGGGCGGCTTACAAATTACGAGAAAATCGAATAGTAAAGAAAATACTTCCTCTCTTGGGATTCGTTCCGGCGACGGAGTTTTGAAACTCGTGGAAGGAGTCGTAAATGTGGAAAAAAAGAAAAATCAAAAGACTCTCGAATACGCGATTGTTTCGGGTAGTGTCAAAGTCGATCCGAGCAATCCATTTCCGATGCTGCCTAAAAAATCCCTAGACGAGTTTGAAAAATTATTTCCTGTCGCGGCGGATATTCAAACCACCCAGTCCCTTCAAGAGTCAGAGACCGCAAATTCAAGTTCATCGATTGAATCAAATTCCACCTTCGAAGACAATGCTCAAAAACAGAATTACGATTACGACAAGGTCCGAAAAGTATCCGATCCTACCGTAAACAAAAAGAATGAAGAATTCAAAAATTCAGAGTCTAACCCGGAATCCAGGCATCATAGTCGTTCTTTATCAGAAGTAAAAAAACAAAAACGGATGTCTGAGGAATTACTCAGGCAAGAAAAGGAAAAACGTAGAAGAGAGAGAGAATATAGGGAACAAAAAGAATTTTTACGGATGTAA
- a CDS encoding pentapeptide repeat-containing protein gives MSVMDFARYKQINDDRLNYREMEDATVVSNYRNVGCGDGYRIYLKIDSSEKVTDASYTTTGCGFGIVALAMATEFAKGKTVQELKKVTPANIEAMFEFPERRKNYPESAVAALLQAVKDYESGEGVPKEKRITAGKALEILKEKGSLKDEDLSSIILEKLKFDGVNFSGANLGHAFLQNSSFVGANFEGAKLRGSFLNNADLRNANFRGADLRWAKLAGANVEGADFTDAIYDIGTRLDQKQIHLFSVMKKEGKDLYLNKETE, from the coding sequence ATGAGTGTAATGGACTTCGCGCGGTACAAACAAATCAACGATGATCGACTCAACTATCGAGAAATGGAAGATGCGACTGTAGTCTCTAATTATAGAAACGTAGGTTGCGGAGACGGCTACCGCATTTATCTCAAAATAGACTCCTCCGAAAAAGTCACCGACGCAAGTTATACCACAACCGGTTGCGGCTTTGGAATCGTCGCACTTGCGATGGCAACTGAGTTCGCCAAAGGCAAAACCGTTCAAGAACTAAAAAAAGTAACTCCGGCAAACATCGAAGCCATGTTCGAATTCCCCGAACGCAGAAAAAATTATCCGGAATCCGCAGTGGCCGCTCTTTTACAAGCGGTGAAAGACTATGAAAGCGGGGAAGGCGTACCCAAGGAAAAAAGAATCACCGCAGGGAAGGCTTTGGAAATTTTGAAAGAAAAAGGTTCTCTCAAAGACGAAGATCTATCCAGCATCATATTAGAAAAACTTAAATTTGACGGAGTGAATTTCAGCGGAGCCAATCTAGGGCATGCTTTTTTACAAAACTCTTCCTTTGTAGGCGCGAACTTTGAAGGCGCCAAACTCAGAGGCTCTTTTTTAAACAACGCCGATCTCAGAAACGCGAACTTCCGCGGCGCAGATCTTCGCTGGGCAAAACTCGCGGGTGCAAACGTGGAAGGAGCGGATTTTACGGACGCGATCTACGATATCGGAACTCGTTTGGATCAAAAGCAAATTCATCTTTTTTCTGTGATGAAAAAAGAAGGAAAAGACCTGTACCTGAACAAAGAGACGGAATGA
- the rpmE gene encoding 50S ribosomal protein L31 encodes MKTGIHPNYKAAKISCASCGTVYETRTSIGDINIEICSACHPFFTGKSKLVDTTGRVDKFKKKYKMQ; translated from the coding sequence ATGAAAACCGGAATTCATCCAAACTATAAAGCGGCCAAAATCAGCTGTGCATCCTGTGGAACCGTCTACGAAACCAGAACTTCCATCGGCGATATCAATATCGAGATCTGTTCTGCTTGCCACCCATTCTTTACCGGAAAATCCAAACTCGTGGATACTACTGGTCGCGTGGACAAGTTCAAGAAAAAATACAAGATGCAGTGA
- the rho gene encoding transcription termination factor Rho, whose product MATARRDNKNKHHNQNNNYSQNDSETTGSVEEESAGQESQDSESSDNADHRSRKRKRGGYEGPTPAPIDLVELKKKAIADLIEAAKGLGVENTSGLKKQNLIFAILQAQAERDGQVHAAGVMEKLPDGYGFLRSPDYNYVPGPDDIYVSPSQIKLFGLRTGDTVEGQIRPPKESERFFAMLRVETVNGYTPDVAGKRALFDNLTPLYPNERLKMEYDPSMLDTRILDLMCPIGKGQRALIVAPPRTGKTILMQNIANAITSNHPECALIVLLIDERPEEVTDMARHVRGEVVSSTFDEPAQRHVQVAEMVIEKAKRLVEHGKDVVILLDSITRLARAYNQVIPTSGKILSGGVDSNALHKPKRFFGAARNIEEGGSLTIIATALIDTGSKMDEVIFEEFKGTGNMEIHLDRKLSDKRIFPAIDINKSGTRKEELLITKDVLQKVFVLRKVLSPMSITESMELLLEKMRLSKTNDAFLASMNTQ is encoded by the coding sequence ATGGCAACAGCAAGACGAGACAATAAAAACAAACACCACAACCAAAATAATAACTACAGTCAAAACGATTCCGAAACCACCGGTTCAGTCGAAGAAGAAAGTGCCGGGCAGGAATCCCAAGATTCTGAATCTTCCGATAACGCGGATCATAGATCTCGTAAACGTAAACGGGGCGGTTACGAAGGCCCGACTCCGGCTCCCATCGATCTTGTAGAGCTCAAGAAAAAAGCAATCGCCGATTTAATCGAAGCTGCCAAAGGTCTCGGAGTCGAGAACACGAGCGGTCTCAAAAAACAGAACTTGATCTTTGCGATTCTGCAAGCTCAGGCGGAAAGAGACGGTCAAGTACACGCCGCCGGTGTGATGGAAAAACTTCCGGACGGTTACGGATTTTTAAGATCTCCCGATTATAATTATGTTCCCGGTCCGGATGATATTTATGTTTCCCCTTCTCAAATTAAACTCTTCGGTTTAAGAACCGGGGACACGGTAGAAGGACAAATCCGTCCTCCGAAAGAATCCGAAAGATTCTTTGCAATGTTGCGTGTGGAAACCGTCAACGGTTATACTCCCGATGTCGCAGGCAAACGCGCTCTTTTCGACAATTTGACTCCTTTGTATCCGAACGAAAGACTCAAGATGGAATACGATCCTTCCATGTTGGATACGAGAATTCTGGATCTCATGTGTCCGATTGGAAAAGGACAGAGGGCTTTGATCGTAGCTCCTCCCAGGACCGGTAAGACGATTCTAATGCAGAATATCGCAAACGCAATTACTTCCAATCATCCGGAATGCGCCTTAATCGTGCTTTTGATTGACGAACGTCCGGAAGAAGTAACCGACATGGCACGCCACGTCCGCGGAGAGGTAGTTTCCTCGACATTCGACGAACCGGCACAAAGACACGTTCAGGTTGCCGAGATGGTCATTGAAAAAGCCAAAAGGCTTGTGGAACACGGAAAAGACGTAGTCATTCTTCTAGATTCGATCACCCGTTTGGCAAGAGCCTACAACCAGGTCATCCCGACTTCCGGAAAAATTCTTTCCGGCGGGGTGGATTCCAATGCGCTTCACAAACCGAAACGATTCTTCGGAGCCGCAAGAAACATAGAAGAAGGCGGTTCTCTCACGATCATCGCCACCGCATTGATCGATACCGGATCCAAAATGGACGAGGTGATCTTCGAAGAATTCAAAGGAACCGGGAACATGGAAATCCACCTGGATCGAAAACTTTCCGACAAACGGATTTTCCCAGCGATCGATATCAACAAGTCCGGAACCCGTAAGGAAGAACTCCTCATCACCAAAGACGTTCTTCAGAAAGTGTTTGTTCTGAGAAAAGTACTTTCTCCTATGAGCATCACGGAAAGCATGGAATTATTGCTTGAAAAAATGCGTCTTTCCAAAACCAACGACGCCTTTTTAGCCAGCATGAATACCCAATAA
- a CDS encoding helix-turn-helix domain-containing protein, protein MKIETLYRYFLITPATHLPVVDESGDLIGLLSRKLIQMEMADLSSSEREYTRLPESFLETEIPESFFQYFQRQKSIPVLTLTGEKKEEWDKVQVMAELGKLVSGNRPSPEPVTESKKQEQEQNSRFWFMELILQNLPDGLLATNLEGNSIFYNETFEQNILPKKYFRDSIVQAERLLKEMSKNLLADYLKSNELRLDGNTPFSLQTYITELECNVRIIVLKQGSKIVGYLYHFITPRAVLGRQNESGLEFPSVSDAFFQKLPLETMLKEVESAFIFHSLKANQDNISHTALQLGIPRTTLQNRIKFLELQSRYSLSRENSIPRKKATPPSHSEEKPETHTKAPKSSVSSKHASKKSGKNTAKDNSFIRKKSISKTASLKQSAKKRKPR, encoded by the coding sequence ATGAAAATAGAAACCCTCTACAGATACTTTCTCATCACACCGGCGACACATCTTCCGGTCGTAGACGAGTCTGGAGATCTTATCGGGCTTTTATCCCGCAAATTGATACAGATGGAAATGGCGGACTTGAGTTCGTCCGAGCGGGAATACACACGGCTTCCGGAAAGTTTTTTAGAAACTGAAATTCCCGAATCTTTCTTTCAATACTTTCAAAGACAAAAATCGATCCCGGTTTTAACCCTAACAGGTGAAAAAAAAGAAGAATGGGACAAAGTCCAGGTCATGGCCGAACTTGGAAAACTTGTTTCCGGAAATCGTCCGAGCCCGGAACCCGTAACCGAATCAAAAAAACAAGAGCAAGAGCAGAATTCCCGCTTTTGGTTCATGGAACTTATCCTACAAAATCTTCCGGACGGACTTTTAGCTACCAATTTGGAAGGGAATTCCATCTTTTACAATGAAACATTCGAACAGAATATTCTACCTAAAAAATACTTTCGGGACTCGATCGTTCAAGCAGAGCGATTACTCAAGGAAATGAGTAAAAATCTTTTAGCCGATTATCTGAAATCCAATGAACTTCGTTTGGACGGAAATACGCCCTTTTCCCTGCAAACCTATATAACCGAACTTGAGTGTAATGTGAGAATCATCGTTCTCAAACAAGGTTCCAAGATTGTAGGATATCTCTATCATTTCATTACTCCTCGCGCCGTTTTAGGCCGCCAGAACGAAAGCGGTTTGGAATTTCCTTCCGTGAGCGACGCTTTCTTTCAAAAACTTCCATTGGAAACGATGCTAAAAGAAGTCGAAAGTGCGTTTATCTTCCATTCCTTAAAAGCCAATCAAGACAATATATCGCATACAGCGCTTCAATTGGGCATACCTCGAACAACCCTTCAGAATAGAATTAAATTTTTAGAACTTCAAAGCCGTTATTCTCTTTCCAGAGAGAATTCGATTCCCCGTAAAAAAGCGACCCCGCCGTCTCATTCAGAAGAAAAACCCGAAACCCATACGAAAGCCCCCAAAAGTTCCGTTTCCTCCAAGCACGCTTCCAAAAAATCAGGAAAGAACACGGCCAAAGACAATTCATTCATCCGGAAGAAATCCATCTCAAAAACGGCCTCTTTGAAACAAAGTGCAAAAAAAAGAAAACCTCGCTGA
- a CDS encoding LL-diaminopimelate aminotransferase, with protein sequence MANINENYLKLKAGYLFPEISKRVKTYSEKNPSAKIIRLGIGDVTLPIVPSVVDAMVAASKEMGTTGGFHGYGPEQGYSFLLKSIADHDYDSLGIKIEESEIFVSDGSKCDCGNIQEIFSTDAKIAVADPVYPVYVDTNVMAGRTGEIGADGRYSNLIYMPATKENGFQPEIPKEKADIIYLCYPNNPTGTVTTKESLKAWVEYAKKNNSIILYDSAYEAFISEPGVPRSIYEVEGAKEVAIEFRSFSKTAGFTGLRCAYIVIPKELKGRTRSGEEVSINSLWSRRHTTKFNGVSYVTQKGAEACYSPQGRKEIQASIAYYMSNAAKIRDGLKKAGYEVFGGVNAPYIWLKTSDNLSSWDFFDRLLDKAQVVGTPGSGFGPAGEGYFRLSAFGKKEDVEEAIARISFL encoded by the coding sequence ATGGCGAATATCAATGAGAATTATTTAAAATTAAAAGCGGGATATTTGTTTCCCGAAATTTCCAAACGCGTAAAAACCTACTCCGAAAAAAATCCGTCCGCAAAGATCATTCGATTGGGAATCGGAGACGTGACCCTTCCGATCGTTCCTTCCGTCGTAGACGCGATGGTCGCAGCTTCCAAAGAGATGGGAACAACGGGAGGTTTTCACGGTTACGGACCGGAACAAGGATATTCGTTTTTGCTAAAGTCAATCGCGGATCACGACTACGATTCTCTCGGAATCAAAATCGAAGAAAGCGAGATCTTCGTTTCCGACGGATCCAAATGCGATTGCGGTAATATTCAAGAAATCTTTTCCACCGACGCAAAGATCGCCGTCGCCGATCCCGTTTATCCGGTTTACGTCGATACGAACGTGATGGCCGGAAGAACCGGAGAAATCGGAGCCGACGGAAGATATTCCAATCTGATCTATATGCCCGCGACGAAGGAAAACGGATTTCAACCCGAGATTCCCAAAGAAAAAGCGGACATCATCTATCTTTGTTATCCGAACAACCCGACAGGAACCGTGACCACGAAAGAAAGCTTAAAGGCATGGGTGGAATACGCGAAGAAAAACAATTCCATCATACTTTACGACTCCGCATACGAAGCTTTTATCAGCGAGCCCGGCGTTCCCCGTTCGATCTACGAAGTGGAAGGCGCAAAAGAAGTGGCGATTGAGTTTCGTTCTTTTTCCAAGACCGCGGGTTTTACAGGATTACGTTGTGCTTATATAGTTATTCCGAAGGAACTCAAAGGAAGAACCCGTTCCGGAGAGGAAGTCAGCATCAATTCTCTTTGGAGCAGAAGACATACCACAAAGTTCAACGGAGTCTCTTATGTAACTCAAAAAGGCGCCGAAGCTTGTTATTCTCCTCAAGGAAGAAAAGAAATCCAAGCTTCGATCGCGTATTATATGTCGAACGCCGCAAAGATTCGCGACGGTTTGAAAAAAGCCGGATACGAAGTTTTCGGAGGAGTCAACGCTCCTTACATTTGGTTGAAAACTTCAGACAATCTTTCTTCTTGGGACTTCTTTGACAGACTTTTAGATAAGGCGCAAGTAGTCGGAACACCTGGCTCCGGTTTTGGTCCCGCGGGAGAAGGATATTTTCGCCTCAGTGCCTTCGGCAAAAAAGAAGACGTGGAAGAGGCGATCGCACGGATTTCTTTTCTTTGA
- a CDS encoding DUF2203 domain-containing protein translates to MERKLWTYEEARSILPIVREITEEYYSHVSELTVQLREKILPENEMENKEEEVRKLILEWSSKIQKYGIEVKGLWLIDFDNGHGYYCWHLGEEDLLYEHSYEEGFAGRKLIDKDKENGEYQ, encoded by the coding sequence TTGGAACGGAAACTCTGGACATACGAAGAAGCTCGGTCCATTCTACCCATAGTTAGGGAGATTACGGAAGAATACTATTCTCATGTATCGGAACTGACCGTTCAACTGAGGGAAAAAATACTTCCCGAGAACGAAATGGAAAACAAAGAGGAAGAAGTTCGAAAGCTGATACTCGAATGGTCTTCCAAAATTCAAAAATACGGAATCGAAGTCAAAGGACTTTGGCTTATCGATTTCGATAACGGACACGGATATTATTGCTGGCATCTCGGGGAAGAGGATCTTCTTTACGAACACAGTTATGAAGAAGGTTTTGCCGGAAGAAAATTAATCGATAAGGATAAGGAAAATGGCGAATATCAATGA